A window of the Streptomyces albireticuli genome harbors these coding sequences:
- a CDS encoding VWA domain-containing protein: protein MGIRSLLRNAFGRSRTATAERDEPGLPQQNAGQADVDGGEPAAAGPAPGKEPAGTAATVPAPAAEPAPTGGRDEDEAAGVTAPAAPAGAPAIARPRASAEGAVPEPAAEPVAPAAAEPAEALRAPVPAQPRPAAADTVPDPGPLGPTPGPVPHPDPLPQPEPSPTPMPAPKPVPEPDPVPAPHPEPLPEPEPTPRPAPPRPEPVPGPTPEPSPAMPPREQAPAVSLEKLERTAPALVSLYKEAKVSLEKQGLAGQRAAVYLVLDRSGSMREYYRNGTVQHLAEQVLGLSANLDDDGTVPVVFFSTDVDGVAELSLTDYAGRIEELHAGMGHMGRTNYHWAMEAVIEHYRKSGATDPAFVVFQTDGGPYSKPAAERALCQAAELPIFWQFVGFGDPEGKGFDFLRKLDDLPVPEKRVVDNAGFFHAGRDPRALGDARLYKELMVEFPDWLTEARAAGIVRD from the coding sequence ATGGGCATTCGGAGTCTGCTGCGGAACGCGTTCGGCCGGTCCAGGACAGCGACAGCCGAGCGCGACGAACCCGGCCTGCCCCAGCAGAACGCGGGTCAGGCCGACGTCGACGGCGGGGAACCGGCCGCTGCCGGACCCGCCCCCGGGAAGGAGCCCGCCGGCACCGCGGCGACCGTACCGGCACCGGCCGCGGAGCCGGCGCCCACGGGCGGGCGGGACGAGGACGAGGCCGCCGGGGTGACGGCACCCGCGGCACCCGCCGGAGCGCCGGCCATCGCCCGGCCGCGGGCCTCCGCCGAGGGGGCCGTGCCGGAGCCGGCCGCCGAGCCCGTCGCCCCGGCCGCCGCCGAGCCGGCCGAGGCCCTCCGGGCGCCGGTGCCCGCGCAGCCCCGTCCGGCCGCCGCGGACACGGTCCCCGACCCCGGCCCGCTCGGCCCCACGCCGGGCCCGGTGCCCCACCCGGACCCGCTGCCCCAGCCGGAGCCCTCGCCGACCCCGATGCCGGCCCCCAAGCCCGTCCCCGAGCCGGACCCGGTGCCCGCGCCGCACCCCGAGCCGCTGCCGGAGCCCGAGCCCACCCCGCGCCCCGCGCCGCCCCGCCCGGAGCCCGTGCCCGGCCCCACGCCGGAGCCGTCCCCCGCGATGCCGCCGCGCGAGCAGGCCCCGGCGGTGAGCCTGGAGAAGCTGGAGCGGACCGCGCCCGCGCTCGTCAGCCTCTACAAGGAGGCCAAGGTCTCCCTGGAGAAGCAGGGGCTGGCCGGGCAGCGGGCGGCCGTCTACCTGGTCCTCGACCGCTCGGGTTCGATGCGCGAGTACTACAGGAACGGCACCGTGCAGCACCTCGCCGAGCAGGTCCTCGGCCTGTCGGCGAACCTCGACGACGACGGCACCGTGCCCGTCGTCTTCTTCTCCACCGACGTCGACGGCGTCGCCGAGCTGAGCCTCACCGACTACGCGGGCCGCATCGAGGAACTGCACGCCGGCATGGGGCACATGGGCCGCACCAACTACCACTGGGCGATGGAGGCGGTGATCGAGCACTACCGGAAGTCGGGTGCCACCGACCCCGCGTTCGTCGTCTTCCAGACCGACGGCGGGCCGTACAGCAAGCCCGCGGCCGAGCGCGCGCTCTGCCAGGCCGCGGAGCTGCCGATCTTCTGGCAGTTCGTCGGCTTCGGCGACCCGGAGGGCAAGGGCTTCGACTTCCTGCGGAAGCTGGACGACCTGCCGGTGCCGGAGAAGAGGGTCGTGGACAACGCGGGCTTCTTCCACGCGGGACGGGATCCGCGGGCGCTCGGGGACGCGCGTCTGTACAAGGAACTGATGGTGGAGTTCCCGGACTGGCTGACGGAGGCGCGGGCGGCGGGGATCGTGCGCGACTGA